Proteins found in one Triticum urartu cultivar G1812 chromosome 4, Tu2.1, whole genome shotgun sequence genomic segment:
- the LOC125554402 gene encoding uncharacterized protein LOC125554402 yields MPQTLPDDLLEEVFLRLPPGEPEHLVRASLASKLWLSLLAGARFRGRYADRHGAPPMLGFLYSWPEYAGPEDEEHKPHFVSTTKFAPRVPDDDWSDLAYSGWDCRHGLVLLGDRSRSPMGFVVWDPMTGCRWELDVPTGYMSTKQRGAAAVLCSVAGCDHRACHEGRFRVVFISLDKTNGVGIARAGIFSMEKGGVSKPCSGLHLAGGATVDEMPSVLVQDALHFMVRRPQAYVALAILKYDIGSDSLSLIDIPSVSATIGSTIIMAMQDGSLGIAGMANTDKFILHLWSKQMGSDGVDAWTHRRAIDLKAFLPIQNTKKRVIRLIGSMEGSDIIFVTTDLGIYEINLKSLRWTKLWKRERFRALIPYMSFCNPQERASTSDEAH; encoded by the exons ATGCCTCAGACACTGCCGGACGACCTCCTTGAGGAGGTCTTCCTCCGCCTCCCGCCGGGCGAGCCCGAGCACCTCGTGCGCGCTTCCCTCGCCAGCAAGCTCTggctcagcctcctcgccggcgcTCGCTTCCGTGGCCGCTATGCCGACCGCCACGGAGCTCCTCCCATGCTCGGCTTCCTCTACTCCTGGCCAGAGTACGCCGGCCCGGAGGACGAAGAACACAAGCCGCACTTCGTCTCGACCACGAAGTTCGCCCCACGTGTCCCCGACGACGACTGGAGCGACCTGGCCTACTCTGGGTGGGACTGCCGCCATGGCCTCGTCCTCCTCGGGGATAGGAGCAGGTCGCCCATGGGGTTCGTCGTCTGGGACCCCATGACGGGCTGCCGCTGGGAGCTCGACGTGCCGACGGGATACATGTCCACTAAACAACGTGGGGCCGCTGCCGTGCTCTGTTCTGTGGCCGGCTGCGACCACCGCGCGTGCCATGAGGGACGCTTCCGGGTGGTCTTCATCAGCCTGGACAAGACGAATGGTGTAGGTATTGCACGCGCGGGCATCTTCTCCATGGAGAAGGGTGGGGTGAGCAAGCCGTGCTCTGGTCTTCATCTTGCCGGTGGAGCAACAGTCGATGAAATGCCATCAGTCCTCGTCCAAGACGCACTCCACTTCATGGTTCGGCGACCTCAAGCCTATGTAGCACTAGCAATTCTCAAGTACGACATTGGTTCTGATAGCTTATCACTGATTGATATACCGTCGGTGTCTGCGACTATCGGCAGCACCATCATCATGGCGATGCAGGACGGAAGTTTAGGGATTGCGGGGATGGCAAACACGGATAAGTTTATCCTCCACCTGTGGTCCAAGCAGATGGGTTCTGATGGAGTTGATGCATGGACTCACCGTAGAGCCATCGATCTCAAGGCATTCCTCCCCATTCAAAATACCAAGAAAAGAGTTATTAGACTGATTGGATCTATGGAGGGGAGTGATATCATTTTCGTGACCACGGATCTTGGCATCTACGAAATTAATCTCAAGTCACTGCGGTGGACGAAGCTATGGAAGAGAGAAAGGTTCCGTGCCTTGATTCCGTATATGAGTTTCTGCAACCCACAAG AAAGAGCGAGCACAAGCGATGAGGCGCATTGA